TACAGAAAACAAGAACGTCAAGATCGACGCCAAGACCCTGCGCGACATGCTCGCCAATGCAGCGTCCGACAGTATTCTCGTCAACCTCGACATCGAGGGCGGCAAGACTCAGCTCGCCTTCCTTCAGGACGTTCAGCACAATGCTCTCACCAATGAGATCCTCCACGTTGATTTCCTCGCCGTGGATGACAAGACCGAGATCACTGCCAACCTTCCGCTTGAGCTTGAAGGTGAGCCTGCTGGTGTCAAAGCCGGTGGTATCCTCGAGCACATGCTTCACAGCTTGGAAGTCCGCTGTCTGCCAAACGATCTGCCTGAAAGCCTCAGCTCGG
This region of Oceaniferula flava genomic DNA includes:
- a CDS encoding 50S ribosomal protein L25 translates to MAKPQTLKADERARTGSGVLKQMRREGFVPSVVYGGGTENKNVKIDAKTLRDMLANAASDSILVNLDIEGGKTQLAFLQDVQHNALTNEILHVDFLAVDDKTEITANLPLELEGEPAGVKAGGILEHMLHSLEVRCLPNDLPESLSSDVSDMAIGDILHIGDMNLPEGVSSTLADDVVVAIVAKTREAKSADAEDGDAPTEPEVTNEKSADE